Below is a genomic region from Lemur catta isolate mLemCat1 chromosome 15, mLemCat1.pri, whole genome shotgun sequence.
CAGTAGCGGACCCCGGCCTGACGCCCTGTGCCCAAGGCTCCCGCTCTGCCTGACAGGCAGGTACTGCGGGCGGGCTCGTCCCAGCCCTGGCAGGACGTGCTGAAGAATATGACCGGCTCCAGCGCCCTGGACGCTCAGCCGCTGCTCGACTACTTCGAGCTGGTCAGCCAGTGGCTGCAGGAGCAGAATCAGCAGAACAACGAGGTCCTGGGCTGGCCGGAATACCAGTGGCGCCCGCCGTTGCCCGACAACTACCCGGAGGGCATTGGTAAAGCCCCGTGTGGGGTGGGACAGGGCTAAGGCAAGTCCTCAACTCCAGGCTCTGGGCCTGGGCTCCTCCCTGGTCAACTCCTCCGGCTGAGCCCCGGCACCCAGCCGGCCCCCGAGGTCATCTGCAGGGCCCTGGAGTGGGGCCAGGCATGTCTTTTTCCTGGCATCCTAGAAAGGGCATGCCCAGACCTGAGGGCCCCCCGGGGGCAGGCTGGCGGCTCACTGCTTTGTGAGGTCACGCTGCAGGCTGCACTCTTATTGGCCAGGGGGTGGTGGCTGCAGGGCTCTGCTCTCCTGCGGCCATGGGCCATGGTTGGGCTGCTCCAGGACtgcccagcctcctcttcctgctgCTCTGCTATGGGCACCCCCTGCTGGTCCCCAGCCAGGTGACAAACCACCAGGTGACAGTCAACCAGGGGATGACCAGCCAGGCAACAACCAGCAGTCAGACAACAACCTACCAGACAGCCCAGAGCCAAAGTGGGATCATTAAGGACAGGGGTACAAGGGGGTGGCTGAGGCGGGGGTGGCAAGCGGGGTTGGGGGTGTCCAGGTGAAACCACACCTGGAGAGGGCAAGGGAGGCTTGTCTGTTTCCCTCCATTCTCACCCACAGACCTGGTGACCGATGAGGCTGAGGCCAACAAGTTCGTGGAGGAATATGACCAGACGTCCCAGGTGGTGTGGAACCAGTACGCTGAGGCCAACTGGAACTACAACACCAACATCACCACTGAGACCAGCCAGATTCTGGTGGGGGCCACCGCCACCCCCGGCTGCATGTGCCcagacacatagacacacacacagcacagggTTTTAAGTGGAATATTTAAAACAACACTCAGTTTCAGATTTGGGTGGGCATATACTCATGCCTGAACAATGTTTCCTTCGTTGACAACCAGTCTCTGGTAACAGAATAATTTGTACATAAATAAGTGATGCTCCAGTCgctttttaaaagactgaaaaccCCTGCTTGTCCCATGGCAAGGGCTGcactcccccttcccctgccttccccGCGTGTCAGTTGAGCACACATTATGCCACCGCGGCGAGCCACAGTTGTCACTGTCCTAGCCACAGAGAACTAACTTTCCTGAGGACCTGCCATGTGCTGGCCCTGCTCCTTGGCACATTCCATCTGTTGCCTCATCTATTCCTCAATAGCCTTGCAAAATCGGTgctcttattcccattttacagatgggactctgaggctcagagaggccacaAAGCTAACACCAAGCTGCCTCCATCCTAAGGGCACACGTGGTGGGCTTACCCTTCCCTACCCTGCCCAGGTGTGTCTTATGGGACTGCAGGCACCTGTTGGGTGGCACATACTGCACCCAGGACATGACGAGACAGTCCAGCTTGAAGAGGGTCTTTATAGGCAAAGGCTGCAACTTGATCAAactgccccctccctgctacTCCCAGTCCTCCCCCACTGTGTGTCCTGCTCAGAGGCTGCTCCAAAGCTCCTGGGCCCCATGACACCATCCTCTGTGCCCTCAGATGCAGCAGAACATGCAGATAGCCAACCACACCCTGAAGTGGGGTGTCCGGGCCAGGCAGTTTGATGTGAACAACTTCCAGAACGCCACCACCAAGCGGATCATAAAGAAGGTTCAGGACCTGGAGCGGGCGGCGCTGCCAGCCGCCGAGCTGGAGGAGGTGTGTGGCGTCGGGGGAGCAGGGACTCGACGCTCCCGCAGGAGAGAGCCCAGTGCAGAGTCTGGCCTTCCTGCCGCTTCCTCTTCCTTGGTTTATCAAGTGACATCTACACACACCCACAGAATTACAGAAGCAGCTCCTTTGGGGAACGTGCTCCCCAACTCCCCACCCcatggggctgggggcagtgtgGGCCACAGAGGGATGGCTCACcgcctctcttcctcctcctccagtaCAACCAGATCCTATTGGACATGGAAAACAAGTACAGCGTAGCCACTGTGTGCCACACCAATGGCACTTGTCTGCCCCTGGAGCCAGGTGAGAGCACACACAGGAGGATGAGCGAGGCGGGGGCTGGGGTGGCGTGGGGTCAGGATGCTGCCAGGTGTGGGGTCAGGGGCACTGCCAGGTCAGGGGGGGAATTGGGCTCCCTGGCTCGTGGGCTCAGCGTGCCCAGGAATCTCccttccttgttttccttttgagGGGGCGTTCTCTGCCCTCTGACAGCCAGCACCTACTTCATGCCGCGCCCTGGCTCACTGCACCTCCCTGGGAACCGCCCTCCACTCTTGGGCTCTCTGTTCCCTCCTGtcctctctgctctctgtccCTCAGCAGGACCTCAAATTCATGTTTCAAGGGCTTGGGCTCCCAAATGGGGGGAGCCACAGGACTCTCTTGCTCCTCTGCCTCCTTTCATGATCTGGTATCTTCTCTGCATGCACACACGGAGGCACATGCACGCACATACACAGAGGCACATGCACTTACACACACAGAagcatgtgcatgtacacacagaagcatgtgcatgtacacacagagGCACATGCACTCGCACACACAGAGCACACTCAcacagcgcacacacacacacacacacacacacacacacacccctccaacCTCCTCTGGCTTTCTTGGGCCCCTCCCCAGCACATGACtgttaaggaaactgagtcacacagAGTCACACAGCCCCTAGGAGCACCAGACTAgagcctgggcctccctccctccaccgcCACGTCCCATCCGGCTGCACAGAGACGATGGCCCCACCTTCTCTCCAGGCTGGCCCCTCTTACCCTCACCCCTTGGGAGGAGCTCACCCCAGCACAGGAGTTTCCGTACACAGATacctctctgccccctccccacccgccctcTCCAAGGCTGGGGAGCTAGAGGCATAAACGTTTTTCCGTGAGGAATCTCTGCCCAGCAACGGaacttcctggcctccagcccaGCTCCCGTGTTAGAACAATGACAAGTAGCGAGGGAAATGGAAAGTAAACAGGAGAGAGAACCCTTTCCCAGAACAGAGTTTGGCCTACAGGTTGTGGACGTGGCTACACACGCAAAGTAGGGGGAGgcgtgtgcctctgtgtgtgccTGCGTATGtacctgtgtgcacatgtgcctgTGTGCGCGCATGCGTGTGTTGATGGGGAAGAGCATTAATGGGAGTGTGGCATTCAGCACTGCCTTCGCATGCAGCCCCGTCATCTAGACTGGGCCACCAGGTCACTGACCCATAGTAAAAATGACTCACGTCACCAGAGAGCAGATGTGAAATtctcaaaatacatttctttccaAACAAAATTAATTGAACTTACCTTCTCTATGAAAAGTAGGTATCAGGTAGCATGTTCGGAAATAGGGGGCGAGAGCTTGAGCCCAGCATGGAGGGTCTGGGGAGCCCCGACTGCCTGGCGCTTTCTCCAGGGGCAGGAACTTTCCAGTGGTCTCTGCATTTGACTCCCGCTCTGAGAGCCTGTGAGTCCCCCTGACAAGCAGGTGGTGGCTGAGCCAAGGGCTGGGGCTCACGCTGTTcgaccccaccccccacctccagaTCTGACAAGCGTGATGGCCACATCCCGGAAGTACGAAGAACTGTTATGGGCCTGGAAGGGCTGGCGAGACCAGGTGGGAAGAGCCATCCTCCCTTTTTTCCCAAAATACGTGGAACTCACCAACAAGGCTGCCTGGCTCAACGGTGAGTCCCAGTAGCCCTGGCTCTCTGGTCCCTGACCCCTCGGGTTCCTCAAAGAGGTCCTCTGAGACCGTAAGTCTGGGGAAAGGAGGGCCCTGGAGCgggcagggaggtgaggggaTGGTCAGGTGTTCGAAGAGACTGGCTGTGTCCCCCCTGCAGGCTACGCAGACGGAGGGGATTCGTGGAGGTCTATGTACGAGACACCATCCCTGGAGCAAGACCTGGAGCAGCTCTACCAGGAGCTGCAGCCGCTTTACCTGAACCTGCACGCCTACGTGCGCCGGGCCCTGCACCGCCACTACGGGGCCCAGCACATCAACCTGGAGGGGCCCATCCCTGCTCATCTGCTGGGTGAGGGCACAGGCTGGGCCTGGAGGAGGGTGAAGACGGCCACAGTAGGCGTGAGGGCCGGGACAGGGCTGGCCAGAGGGTGGCAAGCAGGCCGCGTGGTGGGAAGACTCGAGCCCTGGGGGGAAGGTGGCCAAGGCTGCAGAGGGGTGGGCGTGGGCGGGGGGCTGCTTGCATTTGATGCCACATTTGCTACAGTCCCACATGGTGCAAGTCACCATGGAAGATGCCCCCATGGTGGGGCGAGAGGTTCATAATCTTGTCAGGGAGAGACCACATCACCTGTCATAACTTGAGGTGCTTTGGTCCAGGAGAGCGGGGGAGGGCCCTCCCAAGGGGCGGCCTGTGAGTGCCCTTGGAAGGCGGCAGGTTTTGTCAGAGGGGAAAtgagggaggagaggacaggCACAGCATTCAGGCCGAGGGAACTGGGGCAAAGAAGAATCTCGAGAATGTAGATCCACCTCAACTTGCGGACCCTCACGTCCCAGGAGTTGCCAACTCCAATGCCCCGAATAAGGTGATGTAGGCAGCCGAGGACAATAAGGGACATACAGCAGTGTGGAGGGTACCAGGCCTCTGCCCCTATGGGCTGAGGGAAGCAGAGAGGCCAGACAGGGCCACAGACCATTTACAAATCACAAGGGATTTCTAAGAAGATGGCTCTGGTGGGGCCAGAGTGAGCATCAGCTCAACGGCTGAGAAACATGGACCCCAGGAGGGGAAGCAGCGTGCCCAGGGTGACTGGGAGCTGGGCTAGAGCCGGGACTTAGCACTCAGCCCCTGCGGGTCGACAAAGGAGGAGTGACCAggcacacctctctctctctctctctctctctctctctctctctctctctctccctctctccccgccccccacctccatCACCCTGACGTGCTCTCGCTGGTTTGTGCTTTAGACTTCATCCGACGTCAGCACAAGCTTCACCTCCCTTGACCACGAAAGAATCTTCACTCCAAATCTGTTTCCAAGCCTCTCACCCATTCCGAATATCTTCCTTCTCTTCAGTCCTAGAGAACTGGGCTCTTTTCTTACCCTAAACTCAGACGCGTCAGCCTCTCCTGAAGGAGATGGTTGGTCCTTGCCAGAGTTTCTGACAGGTGGCTGCATAAATCAACCTCAGGCGGTGAGGAGGGGACACAGCAGAGTGGCTGATCAAGTGGGTGGCCTGCCAGCCTTTATATCCCAGCCCATTGCCTAGGCGCTGTGGGCCCCTGGGCAGGTCACATAacactccagcctcagtttcctctgccgtcCAGCCCCCTCTTGTGTAAATAGCTGCTGGTCACATTGGCCTTCACTGCTCACGGACAATGATGATGACCAGCAAGGGCCTCACCTGTAGCCAGGGCAGTAATGACCTCGTGGGTGGGATGTGCGGATCAAAGACAGTTAAATGCGTAGCACAGTTTgcaaacagtaggtgctcaagagaCGCTGGCTTGGTTGGCAGCACTGGGATCTGGATCCCTCTTCCAGCAGGGTGGCACCCAGCCTAAGAcgtctctcctctctctgccgTCTCTCCAGGGAACATGTGGGCACAGACCTGGTCCAACATCTATGACTTAGTGATGCCCTTCCCGTCGGCCCCCTCCTTGGACGCCACGGAGGCCATGATAAAGCAGGTCTGcgctggcctggggaggggaaggcccTGCCGATGTGGGAGGGGCCCTCTCATTCGGGAGTCCTTTCCAGCTtggccctcccccacccctgtggCACAAAATCTGTCCCCAGAGTCCCCAGTTTGGCAGAATTCCCTCTGTTTGCAGGGTTGGACACCCAGAAGGATGTTTAAGGAAGCCGACAACTTCTTCACCTCCCTGGGGCTGCTCCCTGTGCCCCCTGAGTTCTGGAACAAGTCGATGCTGGAGAAGCCCACCGACGGGCGAGAGGTGGTGTGCCACGCCTCGGCCTGGGACTTCTACAATGGCAAGGACTTCCGGTATGTCCCGCTGGAGCTGGGGCCTCATTCCTGAGCCCAGTGAGCAAGGAGATGAGCAGATACAGGCTCCACAGCCACTCCCTCAGCCAGAGGGGACAGAGTGGGACTGAGGGTCTGGCTTCTGGCAGGGAAACCCCACCTGCCAAATGAGGGCCTCCTGGAGCACTGAGCAGCTCTGTCCCCTGGTCAGTGGCTAAGTGCTCAAGGTCCCTGTCCTGGATTTGAGCACCGTGAGctgcccagcctgcctccctccgGGGCGGTCCTTGCACATAGCTGGCCGATCTAAGGAAGTGTCTCGTAGGAGAAGAGTAGACACTGAGGGTCCAGACAGGAGCCTAACCAGACAGGGTGCACTGGTCTCTCTGGCCTCAGGCCTTCAAAGGCgccagggctgaggctggagagccGAGTGAAGACAGGAGCAGGAGACACTCCCTTTCATGGGGAGTCACAGGAGCAGCTAGACAGGGCCAGACCCCGCTGTAGCCAGGATGCCAGGCAGCTCTTCCCCTGCCCTGATGAGCACGACAGAAACACAAGATCCACCCGAACTGAAAGGCTTCTGGTTAGATCCAAGAGCGAATTTCCTGCAATTGATCTCCACTTGCAAAAGAGAGCAAGGAGGGATCAGCGGGAGGAGGTGGGCCTTCCGGCGGGGACAGCTCTGCAGCTGCGGCTCCGGCAAGAATGTTGGAGGCAGAGGGGCAGCCTGCGTGACCTGACACAGGGGCTTTGGGCCCCCACATTCTCTTCCTCGGACTCCCTCGACACGTCCTTTTCACCTTCCTTCCCGTGGCGCTGTGTGGTGTCCCTGCATACAGCAATGGCGGGCCTGCTCTGGGCGCAGCAAGGACCATGGGTCCCTTTGCCCAGGGCTTCTCACTGTTCTCTTTTGGtaccctctccctcacccccatgTCCCCAGGATCAAGCAGTGCACCACCGTGAACATGGAGGACCTGGTGGTGGCCCACCATGAAATGGGCCACATACAGTACTTCATGCAGTACAAGGACTTGCCTGTGGCCTTGCGGGAGGGTGCCAACCCCGGCTTTCACGAGGCCATTGGGGACGTACTGGCCCTCTCAGTGTCTACCCCCAAGCACCTACACAGCCTCAACCTGCTGAGTAGCGAAGGTGGCGGCTACGGTGAGAGGGGAGCAGGAGGCCGTGGGGGGCTGTGGGCCAAGAAGGGGCAGCGAGCttggggcttgggggaggggcCCTTAGTGGGGCAGAGGTTTGGGACAGagcacaggggaggaggaggccacCAGCAGGGTAAGCCTGGAACGATGGAGCACCCAGACCATCCCAagaggcaggtggcagggcccctcccctccagccacgCAGCACATCGGGCCAAGCGCTAGGACCTGGCAGGGCACAGGCATCGGCCTGACACCTGGGCTTCCTCCCCTTGGCAGAGCATGACATCAACTTTCTGATGAAGATGGCACTCGACAAGGTCGCCTTTATCCCCTTCAGCTACCTCGTGGACCAGTGGCGCTGGAGGGTATTTGACGGGAGCATCACCAAGGAGAACTACAACCAGGAGTGGTGGAGCCTCAGGTGCTAGGTCTCCCCGTCGGGAGAGGGCTGGGGATGTCTCTGGGTGTCTGCATGTGCCTGTGTGGTGTGTCTGAAGAGGGGCCAgtgtggagtgtgtgtgcatgtgatgtgCATGGGTGTGCAAGTGACGGGGACGAGCCGGTGGCTGTGTACAGAGGCACAGCTCGCAAGACAGTGAGGCGCCCAGTGTAGCCCCAGGTACAGGGACTATCCTTCCAAATGCCAACCCCCACCCTCTCTGCTTGGTTCTCCCCAAACTCGCTGTCCAACATATGTTCCCCCTTGACAGGCTGAAGTACCAGGGTCTCTGTCCGCCGGTGCCCAGGTCTCAAGATGACTTTGACCCAGGGGCCAAGTTCCACATTCCTTCAAGTGTGCCTTACATCAGGTAACGGGGAGGAGAGGTGGGTGCGCCACAAGGAGCAGTGCCGCAGCTCCTTGTCTAAACGCGGTCGCTGCCCCGTCTGGGGACTTCGCCAGCCCAGGGAGCTGGCCACATGGCACACTGTGCCCGGGCCACTCCCCTGCTCCCAAGGCTCAGGGTTGTTTCTTTGAACAGTCTTTTACAACAGTTAAAAACAGAAACTCAACCTAATAGTTGGCCAATGGTTCCAAGACCTTGGTTGAGTAATTAACGTTAACCATGACACATGGCTGGATCCTGCCCCAAGCACtgtcgttttgttttgtttttaaaacaagattGTGATTCTTTTACTATTATTGAACATGTCGCCTGTGATACAGTTTGAGCTATACCTGCAAGCCCCTTCTGCACACTAAAACTCACAGAGAGTTAAATTGGGAGGCAGGGTCACTGGGGCATGGTTACAGTCACAGGCTTGGAGTCAGACAGAACTGGGTTCAGACCTCATCTCCACCACTTTGTTTCCTTGAGAAAATTGCTCAGTCTCTGTGAGCTCCCACTTCCCCACCTGTGAATCCCATTGCGCAGCATGGTCACCAGGGCTCGCGTCTCAGAGTGTCTGATGCGTCGCCTGCTCTGGAAACGGCGGCCAGAACCCACCATTGTTTCCACCCCCTCTAGTGGAACAGCGCAGCGCACTAGGTCTTTGGGACGGGCAGCCACTGACGAGTGTGCCCAGTGCGGCGCCTCCTCCCCTGTGCTGAGGGCTGGCAAGGCTGGTTGTAGGGGCTGGAGCCCTGTTGGGAggttgggggctgggcagacCTCAGGGCACAGTTCCAGGTGCCCCCGGGCCTCAGGCAGCCCAGGCCACCCGGGACTCAAGGTGCAGAGGGCAGTGAGGGCCTCCCCAGGGGGGCTGTGGCCGCCTCTGCAAACCCAGTGAGGGCAGAGCTCCTGCTCTCCACACCCCCCTGGCCAGCAGAGCACCTGGCACGGTGCCGGCACAGCAAGACCTGATGACTATCTGCATGTTACcacattaaacaaaacaaaatgacaaaaaagacCTGGTGACTAATTGTGGGATGGATGAAGTCTGTCCCCAGAGTCCGGGGAGGGAGAGAACACCCGCTCAGATGCTCCCGGGGGCATCCCTGGAGCACCTTGCACAGGCCTGACCTGGACGGTGCTCCAGGGATGACCTTTATGGCCGGGCCCCCACCTGCCTGCGGGGGTGGTTTCTGGGGCTCCAAGCTGGTCCTCGCTCTGGCCCAGAAGCAGGGCCCGTGTGAGGGTTAGTCCTGAGCTTAATGCAGACAATTTTCCAAACAGGGGTAGACAAAGGAGATGTGGTTGCTCTAGAAAAATGCACGCACATTCTGGCCAGCAGCCTTAGCAAAGCATTTGAGGGAAGCCCAGGGCCATCAGCGGCACGTGGTTTGGGCCCCGGCATTCAAAGTGAGGCCTGCACTACAGGTCAAGGACATTTAAAACCTCTCCAGACTTGAAGAGGTTGCTCCAGGCTTGACTGGCAGATTTCTATCAGGGAACTCCTGCTGCTTTGGATAAGATCATTTGGAGGCTGGCTTCCCTGCTCAGACTACCCTGCCAGATCCGTGTGACCCATTTAGCAACACTCAGCCTCTACTTGCATATACCCCAGGGATGGAGAACTCACTGCCTCAAAAGCAGTGAGGCAAATCCTTAAAGGGCTCTGCCCTGACCCCTCACTGTAGTTCCTCGCTGGAGTCCCCCAAAGCAGCCCTCCCGAGATGTGGAGGCAGCCCGGCGGGTGGGAGGTGTCCATATACACAGCTGGGCAGGGGCTCCGCCAACTCTAAAAGCCAGGGTCACTCACCCTGACACCCTGACTGTAGCGGGAAGGGGTGGCCCAGCTCTGCTGTGCCCCGTGTGACTGTCACAGGCAAGAGGGCTGGGGGTCAGTGGCACAAGCTCCTCAACTAGCCCCACCCAGGCCACGCCCTCCCTCCACTGCAGGTACTTTGTCAGCTTCATAATCCAGTTCCAGTTCCACGAGGCGCTGTGCCAGGCAGCTGGCCACCAGGGCCCCCTGCACAAGTGTGACATCTACCAGTCCAAGGCGGCAGGCCAGCTCCTGGCGTGAGTCCCCTGTGGCCCTCTCTGGCTGTTTCCACACTCTAGCCTGCTCCCCTTGGCCTTGAGGAGCTCTCTGGGCCTCTTCTGGGAACACCTGCCATTTGGGGCACCCCCAGCTGGAGCCTGTGCCAGGCGAGCGGTGCCATCTCCGCAGGGAACCGGAGCCCTCGGGCCCAgtctctccccccaacccctgcacCCAGGCTCGCTGGGGCCTCCCAATCTCAAGGGGAAGATTAGGCTGGGAGAGGGGTGTGGAGGATGGGGATTAGGCTGGGGTAAGAGGGGCCATGTCCTTCTGactctgtttccctttctctgttGCTTTCCCCAGGGACACCATGAGGCTGGGCTTCAGTAAGCCCTGGCCAGAAGCCATGAAGCTGATCACGGGCCAGCCCAACATGTCTGCCTCCGCCATGATGAACTACTTCAAGCCGCTGCTGGACTGGCTCGTCACCGAGAACGGGCGGCATGGGGAAAAGCTGGGCTGGCCACAGTACAACTGGACACCAGACTCCGGtacctccaccctccccaccttCAGCCCCAGGCCCAGTCCCCAGGGCTTGCACAAGGCCGAGCCccgtccccagcccaggcagacTCGAGTGTGACCTCACAGCCGGCGCAGGGAAGCCAGGCCACAGGACCCGTCCGCTCCcgccctgcccactgccctgtCTCCTTGCTTCCCCGCCCAGCTCGCGCGGAAGGCTCTCTGCCAAACACCGGCCGCGTCAACTTCCTGGGCCTGAACCTGGACGAGCAGCAGGCCCGTGTGGGCCAGTGGGTGCTGCTCTTCCTGAGCGTCACCCTGCTGGTGGCCACCTTGGGCCTCACCC
It encodes:
- the ACE gene encoding angiotensin-converting enzyme, translating into MGAAPGRRGPGPTPVLSLLPLLLLPPPAAPALHPELLPGNFSADEAGAQLFAQSYNSSAEQVLFQSTAASWAHDTNITAENAERQEEAALLSQEFAEAWGQKAKELYDPIWQNFTDPKLRKIIRAVCILGPANLPLAKRQQYLSLLSNMSRIYSTTKVCFPNKTATCWSLDPELTNVLASSRSYARLLFAWEGWHDTVGIPLKALYQDFSTLSNEAYRQDGFSDTGAYWRSWYNSATFEEDLEHLYHQLEPLYLNLHAYVRRALHRRYGDKYINLRGPIPAHLLGDMWAQSWDNIYDMVVPYPDKPNLDVTSTMVQQGWNATHMFRVAEEFFTSLGLSPMPPEFWAESMLEKPADGREVVCHASAWDFYNRKDFRIKQCTRVTMDQLSTVHHEMGHVQYYLQYKDQPVSLREGANPGFHEAIGDVLALSVSTPAHLHKIGLLDRVTNDTESDINYLLKMALEKIAFLPFGYLVDQWRWGVFSGRTPPSRYNFDWWYLRTKYQGICPPVVRNETHFDAGAKFHVPNVTPYIRYFVSFVLQFQFHQALCKEAGHQGPLYQCDIYQSTQAGAKLQQVLRAGSSQPWQDVLKNMTGSSALDAQPLLDYFELVSQWLQEQNQQNNEVLGWPEYQWRPPLPDNYPEGIDLVTDEAEANKFVEEYDQTSQVVWNQYAEANWNYNTNITTETSQILMQQNMQIANHTLKWGVRARQFDVNNFQNATTKRIIKKVQDLERAALPAAELEEYNQILLDMENKYSVATVCHTNGTCLPLEPDLTSVMATSRKYEELLWAWKGWRDQVGRAILPFFPKYVELTNKAAWLNGYADGGDSWRSMYETPSLEQDLEQLYQELQPLYLNLHAYVRRALHRHYGAQHINLEGPIPAHLLGNMWAQTWSNIYDLVMPFPSAPSLDATEAMIKQGWTPRRMFKEADNFFTSLGLLPVPPEFWNKSMLEKPTDGREVVCHASAWDFYNGKDFRIKQCTTVNMEDLVVAHHEMGHIQYFMQYKDLPVALREGANPGFHEAIGDVLALSVSTPKHLHSLNLLSSEGGGYEHDINFLMKMALDKVAFIPFSYLVDQWRWRVFDGSITKENYNQEWWSLRLKYQGLCPPVPRSQDDFDPGAKFHIPSSVPYIRYFVSFIIQFQFHEALCQAAGHQGPLHKCDIYQSKAAGQLLADTMRLGFSKPWPEAMKLITGQPNMSASAMMNYFKPLLDWLVTENGRHGEKLGWPQYNWTPDSARAEGSLPNTGRVNFLGLNLDEQQARVGQWVLLFLSVTLLVATLGLTQRLFSIRHHSLRRPHHRPQFGSEVELRHS